The proteins below are encoded in one region of Hordeum vulgare subsp. vulgare chromosome 3H, MorexV3_pseudomolecules_assembly, whole genome shotgun sequence:
- the LOC123439885 gene encoding bZIP transcription factor 44-like: MASPGPGAASTVMSSSAGSEATRAPSAGLMEERKRKRKESNRLSAQRSRARKLLQVDELEAEAAALGAKNSAVAAKAREAARRCAVVQAENELLHARALELGARLESLAEFIQYMDAAADSGASSSPFAGVSGTALLQQPLLQTDLYCNCNYTYY, encoded by the coding sequence ATGGCCTCTCCCGGTCCCGGCGCGGCGTCTACCGTCATGTCGTCATCGGCCGGCTCGGAGGCGACACGGGCGCCGTCGGCGGGGCTGATGGAGGAGAGGAAGCGCAAGCGCAAGGAGTCGAACCGGCTATCCGCGCAGCGGTCGCGCGCGCGCAAGCTGCTGCAGGTGGACGAGctggaggcggaggcggcggcgctgggcgCCAAGAACTCCGCCGTGGCAGCAAAGGCGCGGGAGGCTGCGCGCCGGTGCGCGGTCGTCCAGGCCGAGAACGAGCTCCTGCATGCTCGGGCGCTGGAGCTGGGCGCGCGCTTGGAGTCGCTCGCCGAGTTCATCCAGTACATGGACGCAGCCGCcgactcgggtgcctcctccagcCCGTTTGCCGGCGTCAGCGGCACCGCCTTGCTCCAGCAGCCGCTCCTCCAAACGGACTTGTATTGCAATTGCAACTACACCTACTACTAG